A stretch of Ipomoea triloba cultivar NCNSP0323 chromosome 13, ASM357664v1 DNA encodes these proteins:
- the LOC116002247 gene encoding uncharacterized protein LOC116002247, with translation MTRSLADFAAMVAWSGSVVQIWAVLVEDDENLDGIHPLRLLLVQQGCDDILKLESEPFNCSSSADDSVNRTGTLWFIKPVPLSVLAGFSAEKNGNFNGHVARHKPKKEKTKSYSKIFTGFKTVFNIEASLFMQAA, from the exons ATGACCCGTAGCTTGGCGGATTTTGCAGCCATGGTTGCGTGGTCAGGTTCTGTGGTTCAGATCTGGGCAGTATTGGTGGAAGACGATGAAAATCTTGATGGAATACACCCCCTAAGGCTGCTTTTAGTTCAACAAGGCTGTGATGATATTTTGAAGCTCGAATCTGAGCCTTTCAACTGCAGTAGTTCTGCTGATGATTCCGTGAATCGAACTGGGACCTTGTGGTTTATAAAACCTGTTCCGTTGTCTGTTTTGGCTGGATTTTCAGCTGAAAAGAATGGAAACTTCAATG GTCACGTTGCACGCCATAAACCCAAAAAGGAGAAAACAAAGAGCTACAGCAAGATCTTTACAG GATTCAAGACAGTGTTCAATATCGAGGCTTCTTTGTTTATGCAGGCTGCTTAA
- the LOC116000973 gene encoding uncharacterized protein LOC116000973 has translation MSRRSGTCLRCCLVIFAVVSALCVSGPAFYWKFKKALKLKASCLPCKCDCSPTLTLFDVAPGLVNLSVTDCGKDDPALKEEMEKQFVDLLSEELKLQEAVDKEHVNRMNMTFTEAKRLASEYQKESEKCNAATDTCEVGRERAEVLLGKERKLTSMWEKRARQMGWSVE, from the exons ATGTCAAGAAGATCTGGTACTTGCTTGAGGTGTTGTTTGGTGATCTTCGCTGTGGTCTCAGCTCTGTGTGTATCTGGACCTGCCTTTTATTGGAAATTCAAGAAAGCTTTAAAGCTAAAGGCCTCTTGCCTTCCTTGCAAATGCGATTGCTCTCCTACTCTCACCCTTTTTGATGTTGCACCTG GTTTAGTTAATCTCTCAGTTACAG ACTGCGGGAAAGATGATCCTGCTCTGAAAGAAGAGATGGAGAAGCAGTTCGTGGATTTATTATCGGAGGAGTTAAAGCTGCAGGAGGCCGTTGACAAGGAACATGTAAACCGTATGAACATGACCTTCACAGAAGCCAAACGCCTCGCCTCTGAATACCAGAAAGAATCCGAGAAATGCAATGCTGCAACAGACACTTGTGAAGTAGGGAGAGAGCGAGCCGAGGTGTTGCTTGGCAAAGAACGGAAGTTGACATCGATGTGGGAGAAACGAGCTCGCCAAATGGGATGGTCAGTCGAATAA